A genomic stretch from Zeimonas sediminis includes:
- the pcaG gene encoding protocatechuate 3,4-dioxygenase subunit alpha, translated as MSLKQTPSQTVGPYFAYGLTGTQYGYPLRSLFGPELARADTPGQHIRIVGQVLDGHGNPINDALVELAHADASGRWPATAQEVAASGFRGFGRMGTGTEADNRFEFRTVKPGAASSGEAPFALVIVTMRGMLSHAFTRIYFDDEPANAIDPVLSAVPAERRHTLVARRADDAAGVAYRFDIRMQGDDETVFFDV; from the coding sequence ATGAGCCTGAAGCAGACCCCCTCGCAGACCGTCGGCCCCTATTTCGCCTACGGGCTCACCGGCACCCAGTACGGCTACCCGCTGCGCAGCCTGTTCGGCCCGGAGCTCGCTCGGGCAGACACGCCGGGCCAGCACATCCGGATCGTCGGGCAGGTGCTCGACGGACACGGCAACCCGATCAACGACGCGCTGGTCGAGCTGGCCCACGCCGACGCGTCCGGCCGCTGGCCGGCCACCGCCCAGGAGGTCGCGGCCAGCGGCTTTCGCGGTTTCGGCCGCATGGGCACCGGCACCGAGGCCGACAACCGCTTCGAGTTCCGCACGGTCAAGCCGGGCGCGGCATCGAGCGGCGAGGCGCCGTTCGCGCTGGTGATCGTCACGATGCGCGGCATGCTGAGCCACGCCTTCACCCGGATCTACTTCGACGACGAGCCGGCCAACGCGATCGACCCGGTGCTGTCAGCCGTGCCGGCCGAGCGGCGACACACGCTGGTCGCCCGCCGCGCCGACGACGCGGCCGGGGTCGCGTATCGGTTCGACATCCGCATGCAGGGCGACGACGAAACGGTGTTCTTCGATGTCTGA
- the pcaH gene encoding protocatechuate 3,4-dioxygenase subunit beta, whose translation MTSDKPLGPRDWASHPAYIHPPYKSTVLRGPTKPLVPLKPALAELAAPVYGHDDLGPLDHDLTRNARRNGEPLGERIIVTGRVLDEGGKPVTDTLVEIWQANAAGRYVHKVDQHDAPLDPNFLGAGRCLTDSEGRYRFMTVKPGAYPWGNHPNAWRPNHIHFSLFGRHFATRLVTQMYFPGDPLLAHDPIFQGTPEHARDRLISRFSLDVTEADFALGYEFDIVLRGRGETPMER comes from the coding sequence ATGACGTCCGACAAGCCGCTCGGCCCGCGCGACTGGGCAAGCCATCCCGCTTACATCCATCCGCCGTACAAGTCGACCGTGCTGCGCGGCCCGACGAAGCCGCTGGTGCCGCTCAAGCCGGCGCTGGCCGAGCTCGCGGCGCCGGTCTACGGGCACGACGACCTCGGCCCGCTCGACCACGACCTGACCCGCAACGCGCGCCGCAACGGCGAGCCGCTCGGCGAGCGGATCATCGTGACCGGCCGCGTGCTCGACGAGGGCGGCAAGCCGGTGACCGACACGCTGGTCGAGATCTGGCAGGCGAACGCTGCCGGCCGCTACGTGCACAAGGTCGACCAGCACGACGCGCCGCTCGACCCGAACTTCCTCGGCGCCGGGCGCTGCCTGACCGATTCCGAAGGCCGCTATCGCTTCATGACCGTGAAGCCGGGCGCCTATCCGTGGGGCAACCACCCGAACGCCTGGCGCCCCAACCACATCCACTTCTCGCTGTTCGGCAGGCACTTCGCCACCCGGCTGGTCACGCAGATGTACTTTCCGGGCGATCCGCTGCTCGCCCACGACCCGATCTTCCAGGGCACGCCCGAGCACGCCCGCGACCGGCTGATCTCGCGCTTCTCGCTCGACGTGACCGAGGCCGACTTCGCGCTCGGCTACGAGTTCGACATCGTGCTGCGCGGCCGCGGCGAAACCCCCATGGAGCGCTGA
- the pcaQ gene encoding pca operon transcription factor PcaQ, producing MELDGRIKLRHLNCFVAVMQHRNLRRAAESLAVSQPAVSKTLRELEDVLGLRLFERGRRGAAPTREAERLLPHVSTSLATLREGLAEIGPRATAVRTRIAIGALPTLAPSLVPDVVDRLRAAGLPIDLRIETGSNAELLARLREGRLELVLGRLSEPDRMAGLAFEHLFAEPLVLAVRPDHPLAGDAKPSLARVLAHPVVLPLPDTMIRQAADSLLAAHGLGAPPLAVETLSVSLARALAERGAVWFASLAAVQPELRAGRLVRLGIDTAGTEEPVGLVLRSAGPIGPTARRVIAAIREAAAARGDEAAARGDEAAARREAATARG from the coding sequence ATGGAACTGGACGGCCGGATCAAGTTGCGCCACCTGAACTGCTTCGTGGCGGTGATGCAGCACCGCAACCTGCGACGGGCGGCAGAGTCGCTCGCGGTCAGCCAGCCGGCGGTTTCGAAGACCCTCCGGGAACTCGAGGACGTGCTCGGACTGCGGCTCTTCGAGCGGGGCCGGCGCGGTGCGGCGCCAACGCGCGAAGCCGAGCGGCTGCTGCCCCACGTCTCGACGAGCCTGGCCACGCTGCGCGAGGGCCTGGCCGAGATCGGGCCGCGGGCGACCGCGGTGCGCACCCGGATCGCGATCGGCGCGCTGCCCACGCTGGCGCCCTCGCTGGTTCCCGATGTGGTCGACCGCCTGCGCGCCGCCGGCCTGCCGATCGACCTGCGGATCGAGACCGGCAGCAACGCCGAGCTGCTCGCGCGGCTTCGCGAGGGCCGGCTCGAGCTCGTGCTCGGCCGGCTCAGCGAGCCGGACCGCATGGCAGGCCTCGCCTTCGAGCACCTGTTCGCCGAGCCGCTGGTGCTGGCGGTGCGCCCCGATCATCCGCTGGCCGGCGACGCGAAGCCGTCGCTGGCGCGGGTGCTCGCGCACCCGGTCGTGCTGCCGTTGCCCGACACGATGATCCGCCAGGCCGCCGACAGCCTGCTGGCCGCGCACGGGCTCGGGGCCCCGCCGCTCGCGGTCGAGACGCTGTCGGTGTCGCTCGCGCGGGCCCTGGCCGAGCGAGGCGCGGTGTGGTTCGCCTCGCTCGCGGCGGTGCAGCCCGAGTTGCGCGCGGGCCGCCTGGTGCGCCTGGGCATCGACACGGCGGGCACCGAGGAACCGGTCGGGCTGGTGCTGCGAAGCGCCGGGCCGATCGGCCCGACCGCCAGGCGTGTGATCGCCGCGATCCGGGAAGCGGCTGCCGCCCGCGGGGATGAAGCGGCCGCACGCGGGGACGAGGCAGCCGCCCGAAGGGAAGCCGCGACCGCTCGGGGATAA
- a CDS encoding histidine phosphatase family protein yields MALVYFVRHAQASFGSHDYDRLSELGRRQARWLGEWFAEHDIRFRRVLAGTLLRQQDTAREILAATGGDPGAILTHPGLDEYRAEAIWSAHTGGQDPIAHQRADYKGYWRTFREAMEAWADDRLTGVPETWGEFGARVREALDEAARDATREDALLVVSSGGAIGRAIAGIVGSPSKVAIEFNLQFRNTGFCELIAGGGGMRMLSFNAIPHLMRPERREAITFA; encoded by the coding sequence ATGGCCCTCGTCTACTTCGTCCGTCACGCCCAGGCCTCCTTCGGCAGCCACGACTACGACCGGCTCTCCGAGCTCGGCCGCCGCCAGGCGCGCTGGCTCGGCGAATGGTTCGCCGAACACGACATCCGCTTCCGGCGCGTGCTGGCCGGCACGCTGCTGCGCCAGCAGGACACCGCGCGCGAGATCCTCGCGGCGACCGGCGGCGATCCCGGGGCCATCCTCACCCATCCCGGGCTCGACGAATATCGCGCCGAGGCGATCTGGAGCGCGCACACCGGCGGCCAGGACCCGATCGCCCACCAGCGCGCCGACTACAAGGGCTACTGGCGGACCTTCCGCGAAGCGATGGAAGCCTGGGCCGACGACCGGCTCACCGGCGTTCCCGAGACCTGGGGCGAGTTCGGCGCGCGGGTCCGCGAGGCGCTCGACGAGGCCGCGCGCGACGCCACGCGCGAGGACGCGCTGCTGGTCGTCAGCTCGGGCGGCGCGATCGGCCGGGCGATCGCCGGCATCGTCGGCAGCCCGTCGAAGGTCGCGATCGAGTTCAACCTGCAGTTCCGCAACACCGGCTTCTGCGAGCTGATCGCCGGTGGCGGCGGGATGCGGATGCTGAGCTTCAACGCGATCCCGCACCTGATGCGGCCCGAGCGCCGCGAGGCGATCACCTTCGCCTGA
- the ypfH gene encoding esterase: MTGSPDARHSAASAPEPAPPALATIVQRPAGRPGQLILLFHAAGADPSEMLPLARRLAAEFPQAFVVSVGAPETSASETGREWFADEDPDGPARSGRVAAAMPCFLATIRHWQEVAGVAPEATAVVGFAQGATMALECAGEREAPAGRVVSIAGRFARLPDRVPADATFYMLHGKADEVVPCAHTVAAAERIVALGGDVIADVIPAAGHAVDDRIADLLIERLRTHIPKRHWAAAMRATGTERVKKS; the protein is encoded by the coding sequence ATGACCGGCTCGCCCGACGCCCGCCATTCTGCTGCCTCGGCGCCCGAGCCCGCGCCGCCGGCCCTCGCGACGATCGTCCAGAGGCCGGCCGGCCGCCCCGGACAGCTGATCCTTTTGTTCCACGCAGCCGGCGCCGACCCCTCGGAAATGCTGCCGCTCGCCCGCCGGCTGGCGGCCGAGTTCCCGCAGGCCTTCGTCGTCAGCGTCGGCGCGCCCGAGACCAGCGCGTCGGAAACCGGGAGGGAATGGTTCGCCGACGAGGATCCGGACGGTCCGGCCCGGTCCGGGCGCGTGGCCGCGGCAATGCCCTGCTTCCTCGCGACGATCCGGCACTGGCAGGAAGTGGCCGGGGTCGCCCCCGAGGCGACCGCGGTCGTCGGTTTCGCGCAGGGCGCGACGATGGCGCTCGAGTGCGCCGGCGAGCGCGAGGCGCCCGCCGGGCGGGTCGTGTCGATCGCAGGCCGCTTCGCGCGCCTGCCCGATCGCGTTCCGGCCGACGCCACCTTCTACATGCTGCACGGCAAGGCCGACGAGGTCGTGCCCTGCGCGCACACGGTGGCCGCCGCCGAGCGGATCGTCGCGCTGGGCGGCGACGTGATCGCCGACGTGATTCCGGCCGCGGGGCATGCGGTCGACGACCGGATCGCCGACCTGCTGATCGAGCGCCTCAGGACCCACATCCCGAAGCGCCACTGGGCTGCCGCGATGCGCGCGACCGGAACAGAGCGTGTGAAGAAATCGTAG
- a CDS encoding alanyl-tRNA editing protein, with amino-acid sequence MTTELLFRDDAYLKSCTARVTAATERGYELDRTVFYPMGGGQAGDTGWLRRADGVSVRIADTRKGEGLDVVVHVPEAGAPALSVGDEVTAEIDWDRRYAMMRIHTCLHVLSCVVVAPVTGGNIAPDKGRLDFDIDMILLDAEKIEREVNELIGRAVDTETVWITDEELDAKPELVKTMSVQPPRGSGRVRLLRIPGIDLQPCGGTHVRNIGEIGRVRVLKIRSEGKKNRRVEIGFA; translated from the coding sequence ATGACCACCGAACTGCTGTTTCGCGACGACGCCTACCTGAAGTCCTGCACCGCCCGCGTGACCGCGGCGACCGAGCGGGGCTACGAGCTCGACCGCACGGTCTTCTACCCGATGGGCGGCGGCCAGGCCGGCGACACCGGCTGGCTGCGCCGGGCCGACGGCGTGTCGGTGCGGATCGCCGACACGCGCAAGGGCGAGGGGCTGGACGTCGTGGTGCACGTCCCCGAGGCCGGCGCGCCCGCGCTCTCGGTCGGCGACGAGGTCACGGCCGAGATCGACTGGGACCGCCGCTACGCGATGATGCGCATCCACACCTGCCTGCACGTGCTGTCCTGCGTGGTGGTCGCGCCGGTCACCGGCGGCAACATCGCGCCCGACAAGGGCCGGCTCGACTTCGACATCGACATGATCCTGCTCGACGCGGAGAAGATCGAGCGCGAGGTCAACGAGTTGATCGGGCGCGCGGTCGACACCGAGACCGTGTGGATCACCGACGAGGAGCTCGACGCCAAGCCGGAGCTGGTCAAGACGATGAGCGTGCAGCCGCCGCGCGGCTCGGGTCGCGTGCGCCTGCTGCGGATTCCCGGCATCGACCTGCAGCCTTGCGGCGGCACTCACGTGCGCAACATCGGCGAGATCGGGCGGGTGAGGGTGCTGAAGATCCGCAGCGAGGGCAAGAAGAACAGGCGGGTCGAGATCGGCTTCGCCTGA